From the Pseudomonas monsensis genome, the window CTGTTAAGCCTGCATATCCCGCCACGTCAGATACACCCGCAGATCGAACTCGACCTGGTGATACCCCGGCAGCATGTGCTCGCACAATTTATAGAACGCCTTGTTGTGATCCGATTCCTTGAAGTGCGCCAGCTCGTGCACCACGATCATTTTCAGGAAGTCCGGCGCGGCGTCCTTGAACAACGAGGCGATACGGATCTCTTTCTTCGCCTTGAGCTTGCCACCCTGCACCCGCGACACCGTGGTGTGCAGGCCGAGGGCGCGGTGAGTCAGGTCGAGGCGGTTATCGAACAGCACCTTGTCGATAGCGGGCGCGTTGCGCAGGTATTCCTGCTTCAGGTCCAGCGCGTAGCTGTACAACGCTTTGTCGCTCTGCACATCGTGGCGCCCCGGATAGCGTTGGCTCAGGTAATCGCCCAGACGCCCTTCGGCAATCAGTTGGCGCACCTGGTCCTGCAATGGCGCGGGATAGGCCTGGAGGTACTTCAACACAGTCATGAAGGGCGACACGGTTCGCAAAAAGGTGCGCCAGTGTAGCGAATTCAACCGGGCAGCGCGCTCCAGTCGAAGGGCTCGGCGAAACTGGCGGCGTCTTCGGCGATCAATGGCCGTGCCACAAGAAAACCCTGCACGTATTCGCAGCCATGAGCTTGCAGCCATTGGTACTGCTCAATGGTTTCGACCCCCTCGGCGATCACCAGCAAACCGTATTGTTTGCACAGATTGATCACCGTACTGACCAGCGACGCATCGCGCTGGGAGTCCGGCAAGCGCGCAATCAGATGGCGGTCGAGCTTGAGCGTATCCAGTTCCAGATCACGCAGATGCGCCAGCGAACAGGGTCCGGAGCCGAAGTCATCGAGTGCCACACGCACCCCGAGATTACGCAGCAGGCGCAGTTGCTTGCGGGTTTCATCGGGGTTTTGCATCAAGGCTTCTTCGGTCACCTCGACCTCCAGCTGCCGCGGCTGCAAGGCATGTCGCTCCATGACCTGACGCAACTCGGTGACCAGATTCGGCAGGCTGAACTGGGTGTTGCTCAAACTCACCCCCAGGACCAGATCTTCGGCGAACAGGGTTTCCCAGGCTTTGCGCTGGCCGGCGCCACGATGGTAAATCCAGCTGCCGAGGCGGCTGATCAGCCGCGCCTCCTCCAGCAACGGCAGGAACAGGCCCGGTGGCACATCGCCGACGCTCGGGTGCTGCCAGCGCAATAGCGCCTCGAAGCCACGAATCTGCCCGGTGTCGATCGCTACTTGCGGCTGATAGACCAGATTGAAGTCGCGGTTCTCGATGGCGCTGCGCACGCTTTCTTCGAGCATCAGTCGTGAGCGGGCCCGGCCGTTCATTTCGTGATCGTAAAAACGATATTGCTGACGTCCGGCGCGCTTGGCTTCGTACATGGCTATGTCGGAGGCACGCAGCAAGCCATCCAGATTCGATCCGCAATCGGGATAAGTGGCGATGCCGATGCTGGCGCCGAGGGCGATGTCCAGCCCTTCGATTTGCTGACAGATCGACACACGCTCGATGAGCTTCTCGGCAATCTTCGCCGCCTGCTCGGGAAACTCCAGATCCAGCAACGCCGTGAACTCGTCGCCGCCCATGCGCGCAAGAATATCGAACGGGCGCAAACACGCCTTCAATTGCTCGGACACCCAGCGCAGTACGCGGTCACCGGCATCATGCCCGAGCGAGTCATTGACGCGTTTGAAACCGTCGAGGTCCAGGTACAGCAACACCCAACTGCTGTCATTGCGTTCGCCACGCAACAACAGGTTTTCCACCGTCTGATAAAAGCCGCGACGATTGAGCAACCCGGTCAGTGGATCGGTGACGGCCTGAAATTCCAGCTGCTGATGCAGATGACGCACCACCGACATATCCAGCACCGTGACCACCATCGCCTGCTGTTCGGCGGGTAACGGCGCACAGGACAGCGCCACCGGCACCTGCTGGCCCGGAGCAGTACGCAGCAAAGCGTCATGCAGGCGCAGGGTTTCGCCGCGTTTGTAGCTGCCCTTGAATTCAGAATCGGCCCACAACGGAATGTGCGGTTTCTGCAGGTAATCGAGAAATTCCTTGCCCTCCAGCTCCTTCACCGGCGCATTGAGCAACCGTGAAATCGCCGGGTTGGCGAAGCGGATCAAGCCATCCTCGCCGAGCACCAAAATGCCTTCGGCCGCGTTGTCCAGCACCGACGCATTGAAGGCCCGGGCCACCTCCAGATCATGGGACAAACGCTGCAAGGCCCGGCGATTGCGCTGGTGTTCCAGCAACGCCTGCACTTTCGGCTTGAGGATCTGCGGGTCGAAGGGTTTGAACAGGTAATCCACCGCACCACTGGCATAGCCCTTGATCACGGCGTCCTGGGATTGTTCATTGGCGGTCAGGAAAATAATCGGCGTGAGGCGCGTGCGCTGGCTGCCACGCATCAACCGCGCCACTTCAAAGCCGTCCATGCCCGGCATCTGCACGTCCAGCAGCACCAGATCGACATCGTGAGTGAGCAGCAGATTGAGCGCTTCGAAACCGGAGGCTGCGGTGATGACGTGCCAATCCTGACGTTGCAGCAACGCGCGCATGCTGATCAGGTTTTCAGGGTAATCATCAACGATCAAAAGGACAGAGCTGCCTTCACCTGGCGGGGGTTGCGCGCATTCCATGCTGCTTCTCTTGTCGGGACTTCAGGGCGATTCCGGTAAAACCGTACACACATCGAGCCTTCACTCTAGTCGTGGATCCGAAAAAGCAGAAGCTGTCATCAAGCCATCATTTAACCAAAGCGTGAGTTTGCCGACTAACGGTCACCGCTGAAGCCCCCGGAAACCGGCAGAGATGGCATTTCGACAGGATGTTGACGTCAATCATCCGCCAAGCGGGCATTAACAAAAAATCTCTCTACGCTTATAAAGGCCGCCCCAAAAGGCGCGAGCTAGAGCTTCTGGCACCCGCGTACAGGATGAACCGAGTGGAAGAACCGACATGATCGATCTCGCAACCTGGAACCTCAGCGTTCCCGTTGGCAGCCCGCCATACACCGTCGAAACCTCCAAACTGGTGAACGGCTTCAAAGATCAATACTTCCATTCCGACACCGGCACCTTGTTTTTCTGGTCACCGGTCACCGGGTCAAAAACCGAAAACGCCATCTACCCGCGCACCGAACTGCGCGAAACCTTCAGCAACGGCACCTTGCGCAACTGGTACTACCCCGACGCCGACAACCTGCTGCGCGCCACCCTCGCGGTGAACAAGGTCCCCAGTTCCGGCAAGATCGTCATTGGCCAGATCCACGCCTACGAAAGCCAGAAGCCGATGGTCAAACTCGAATACCAGTACAAGACCAAAACCGCGACCGGCAACCTGGTGATCAAGGTGCGCATGCACCCCGATGACGACGAAAGCCGCGTTATCACCCTGGCCACCGGGATCAAACTGAACAACGAATTCAACTACCTCATCCACTTGAGCCCCGGCGGCGCACTGGGTGTGAGTGCGGCGGGTTACCAGTGGGATTCACAAATCAGCGCCACGTGGCGCAACAAGCCGCTGTACTTCAAGGCCGGCGTGTATGTGCAGGACAACACGGGCTACACCAGCGAAGGTGGCCAGGTGACCTTCAGCAAACTGGATATCGACCACGACAAATAACAGCATGACTAGCACTGCCCCCCCCGATGCTCGGGGTCTGGTAAAAACCTGTGGCGAGGGGATTTATCCCCGTTGGGTCGCGCATTGGCCCCCGCTCTGCACTGAAAGCTGGGGCCTGCTGCGCAGTCCATCGGGGATAAATCCCCTCGCCACAAGGCCCTCGCCTACGCCACTTAAACACCTTTGTTTAAAGGCTCATGCGGTTACTTCCGGATGCCTACAACAGCTTGCGTCGATGCCTACGGGTACGCCAGAATCCGCCGGCTTGTGCGCCTGGCGGGCCGTCGGTAACTTGATTCGCGTCACTGATTTCCAGTGATCGGGTTTAGTAGCCCGAGGTTTCAAGCGTTGTGCACAAGCATCTGTCAGTCAGGGATTTCGATTCCTGCGCTCGATGGCAGCTGTGCGCAGGGCACCTCCGGGTGCGCCGGCTTGCTCGAAACCCCGGTCTACTAACCTGCGTACAGTTGCCTCCACTTTGATTAGTAGCCAGAGCGGGAGCACTCCAATCAGGTTTCGAGCAAATGACTAAATCAACGCCTCACCCGCCGGTCACCGACCCGGCTTCCCCTTACGAATCCCTCGACTCAAAAAAACTCAGCGACGCCGCCGAACGCGCCCTTGACCATTACCTCAACCCCGCCGCCCTCATCATGGCGAGCACGCATAAACCCGACCCCATGTACCTCGCCAACCCGAAGTACAACACCGAATCCCTGCTGGCCAACGCCAGCGAAACCCTGGGCTCCGCCAGCGAAATGCTCAACAACTTCGCCGCAACGCTCGATACCTCGCACCGCAAGACTGCACTGGGCATTGCGCAAGTGGTCATGCTGGGTGAACTGGCGGTGAATCAGGCACTCGATCATGTGGAGTTGGAGCACTAGCCCTCCACGAAAAACCCGCCTCTGGGCGGGTTTCCTGAACCGGCGGGTTAACGCTCAGGCTCAGTTAACCTTGGCGTACAACTCACCCTTCAGATAATGCTGGTACATCGCTTCCAGCAAGATCGGCTTGAACTTCGAAGCCTGAGCGGCAGTACCGGTAATCGTGCCAGCGATCACTGCTCGACAAATGATTAATACTTGGCACCGTGATTCGCCGCCAATTCCTCTATCCATAGAACATTACTTTATTTCAGACACTTAAAGAGAAACCCGCCACAAGGCGGGTTTCTTTATGGAAAAGCCAGTAACAAAATGGAAGGTCCATAAGCGCTGTTCATTTTTTATTTAATAAGACTGTCTGGCGAGGTGCTCCAGCCTCCCCCACACCCACAGGTGCAACTATTTGCAGGTGGGTGGTTCCATTTGTTGAATTTCGTGTCCAACACCGGCGCTGTCATTGCGATTTTTCCTGAGTCCTTACTCTCAGACCGGGAGGGGGAGATACCCACTGGCACGTCACCCAGCGGCACACCCATACCCATTTCGTGATTATTTGTAATTTCGAAATCCTCTCGTGAATGAATTCATATAATCACGTAGCTTTTCAGCATTGACCACTGTCAGAAATAACAGGTCTAACAAATCAAATTCGAATAACCAGCCTCAGCCTTAGTACATATTAAAAAACTTAAACCTTCGTTCATGGGTAGATGAACGCTCCCACGTCGCAGAAGTTTAAAGTTAGCCGAGATCAGGACCTGCTGAGCGGACAAAAAAATCCGATGCCACAGGTCCGGCACCGGATTTCCAGAAAGCCCAGCGTGAGTTCAAATATTTAAATAAACAGCATTACGCATGGCTGCAGGTTTTCGGTCCTTGCTTTCACTCCGGTTGCTTGGGAAGCGTATAGGGCGCCGGTCCCCTCGAGTTTTTGATTACCTCTGTCGATGACGCTGGTTCCGGCGGAATCGTTACGGGTGCCGGACCTTTCTCTTTCGGTGGTAAATCCTTCTTGCTCATGAGTCAGTCCTCCATTACCAAGTTGAACCCCAAGCCTGTGCGCAAACAATAAAAACGACCACTGTCAAACCTGACAGGTATCAATATCGAATTCGAATTAGCCACCGCACGATCCGCTCTATGGAATATAGAATTCAACTCCCGCCTTTAGTAGCGATACGGTGTCAATTCCGGTCGATTTGAAAGGACCGCGCGCCTGGCCGGCGGATTTTACATATGTGACTCCAAGGTAGCTCTAATTACGCCCATATAAAAACCATTGCTTATCGCGAAACAACATTAAAACCTGTCAACTCTGACAGGTGACGAAGTACAAGACACCGTTTAACTTCAACTCCGCAACTAGCAAAAACAGGCAAAGCGACAAAACACTTCCCACCATCCACTATTAACCGCACGAAAAGGATTTTTATAATGGGCAAGCTCGTTGGTAACTTCTATGGCGCCTATGGCGGATCCAACATTTATCTGTATGTCACTTACAGTGATGACATCGGTGGAGCAGTAACAGCAACCGCCAGTGTTAGCGGCCCCACGGGCACACTGACAGGACATCAAACCATTGGCGCAACCTCCACAACGGTTATGCTGACAGGGACAATTGGAGAAAACGCGGAAAGCTGGACATTTAACACTTCAGATTTCAACACCTTAACTGGAGGCCGTAACTATGCAGGCCCCAACGGCGTCTGGACTTATCAAGGTTTTGGACTTGGGCGAACTTAAGGCTTCCTGCAACTTCAAAGGGGAAATCATTCACCTCTAAAAAACACAAAAAAACCCGCCTCACGGCGGGTTTCTTTTAAACCAGTCTAACGCTCAGGCTTAGTTAACCTTGGCGTTCAACTCACCCTTCAGATAACGCTGGTACATCGCTTCCAGCGAGATCGGTTTGATCTTCGAAGCATTACCGGCAGTGCCGAACGCTTCATAACGAGCGATACACACGTCACGCATTGCGGTCACGGTGGCGCCGAAGAACTTACGTGGGTCGAATTCGCTCGGGTTGGTGGCCATCAGGCGACGCATCGCACCGGTGGACGCCAGACGCAGGTCGGTGTCGATGTTGACCTTGCGCACGCCGTACTTGATGCCTTCGACGATTTCTTCAACCGGTACGCCGTAGGTTTCTTTGATGTCGCCGCCGTACTGGTTGATGATCGCCAGCCACTCTTGTGGCACGGACGAGGAACCGTGCATCACCAGGTGGGTGTTCGGGATGCGCTTGTGGATTTCCTTGATACGGTCGATCGCCAGCACGTCACCGGTAGGTGGCTTGGTGAACTTGTAGGCGCCGTGGCTGGTGCCGATGGCGATGGCCAGGGCATCGACCTGAGTGCGTTTTACGAAATCAGCGGCTTCTTCCGGATCGGTCAGCATTTGGCTGTGATCCAGAACACCTTCGGCGCCGATGCCGTCTTCTTCACCGGCCATGCCGGTTTCCAGCGAACCCAGGCAGCCCAGCTCGCCTTCTACCGAAACGCCGCAGGCGTGAGCCATGGCCACGGTTTGTTGGGTAACGCGGACGTTGTAGTCGTAGTCGGTCGGGGTCTTGCCGTCTTCGCCCAGCGAGCCGTCCATCATCACCGAGCTGAAGCCCAGTTGAATGGAGCGCTGGCAGACGTCAGGGCTGGTGCCGTGGTCCTGGTGCATGCACACCGGGATGTGCGGGAATTCTTCGATCGCGGCCAGGATCAGGTGACGCAGGAACGGTGCACCAGCGTATTTGCGGGCGCCGGCCGAAGCCTGGACGATCACCGGGGAGTCAGTCTTGTCAGCGGCTTCCATGATGGCGCGCATCTGCTCAAGGTTGTTGACGTTGAAGGCTGGAACGCCGTAGCCGAACTCGGCTGCGTGGTCCAACATCTGGCGCATGCTGATAAGTGCCATTGTGTGTCTCTCTCCCGGTTGAGGGTCGTTAATCGTGCCAGCCTGCCGGAGCGGCGGCGGCTATTCAAGTGATTGCAGATCGGGGGTCGAGGCCCGGTCTGGTGATTCGGTGTTACCTAAATCTTCTGAACGACACAGAACACCTGTGGGAGCGAGCTTGCTCGCGAATGCGGCTTGGCATTCAACATTGATGCAAGCTGATCCACCGCTTTCGCGAGCAAGCTCG encodes:
- a CDS encoding polysaccharide lyase family 7 protein, which codes for MIDLATWNLSVPVGSPPYTVETSKLVNGFKDQYFHSDTGTLFFWSPVTGSKTENAIYPRTELRETFSNGTLRNWYYPDADNLLRATLAVNKVPSSGKIVIGQIHAYESQKPMVKLEYQYKTKTATGNLVIKVRMHPDDDESRVITLATGIKLNNEFNYLIHLSPGGALGVSAAGYQWDSQISATWRNKPLYFKAGVYVQDNTGYTSEGGQVTFSKLDIDHDK
- a CDS encoding M48 metallopeptidase family protein; translation: MTVLKYLQAYPAPLQDQVRQLIAEGRLGDYLSQRYPGRHDVQSDKALYSYALDLKQEYLRNAPAIDKVLFDNRLDLTHRALGLHTTVSRVQGGKLKAKKEIRIASLFKDAAPDFLKMIVVHELAHFKESDHNKAFYKLCEHMLPGYHQVEFDLRVYLTWRDMQA
- the fba gene encoding class II fructose-bisphosphate aldolase (catalyzes the reversible aldol condensation of dihydroxyacetonephosphate and glyceraldehyde 3-phosphate in the Calvin cycle, glycolysis, and/or gluconeogenesis), with translation MALISMRQMLDHAAEFGYGVPAFNVNNLEQMRAIMEAADKTDSPVIVQASAGARKYAGAPFLRHLILAAIEEFPHIPVCMHQDHGTSPDVCQRSIQLGFSSVMMDGSLGEDGKTPTDYDYNVRVTQQTVAMAHACGVSVEGELGCLGSLETGMAGEEDGIGAEGVLDHSQMLTDPEEAADFVKRTQVDALAIAIGTSHGAYKFTKPPTGDVLAIDRIKEIHKRIPNTHLVMHGSSSVPQEWLAIINQYGGDIKETYGVPVEEIVEGIKYGVRKVNIDTDLRLASTGAMRRLMATNPSEFDPRKFFGATVTAMRDVCIARYEAFGTAGNASKIKPISLEAMYQRYLKGELNAKVN
- a CDS encoding DUF6124 family protein, which translates into the protein MTKSTPHPPVTDPASPYESLDSKKLSDAAERALDHYLNPAALIMASTHKPDPMYLANPKYNTESLLANASETLGSASEMLNNFAATLDTSHRKTALGIAQVVMLGELAVNQALDHVELEH
- a CDS encoding putative bifunctional diguanylate cyclase/phosphodiesterase — protein: MECAQPPPGEGSSVLLIVDDYPENLISMRALLQRQDWHVITAASGFEALNLLLTHDVDLVLLDVQMPGMDGFEVARLMRGSQRTRLTPIIFLTANEQSQDAVIKGYASGAVDYLFKPFDPQILKPKVQALLEHQRNRRALQRLSHDLEVARAFNASVLDNAAEGILVLGEDGLIRFANPAISRLLNAPVKELEGKEFLDYLQKPHIPLWADSEFKGSYKRGETLRLHDALLRTAPGQQVPVALSCAPLPAEQQAMVVTVLDMSVVRHLHQQLEFQAVTDPLTGLLNRRGFYQTVENLLLRGERNDSSWVLLYLDLDGFKRVNDSLGHDAGDRVLRWVSEQLKACLRPFDILARMGGDEFTALLDLEFPEQAAKIAEKLIERVSICQQIEGLDIALGASIGIATYPDCGSNLDGLLRASDIAMYEAKRAGRQQYRFYDHEMNGRARSRLMLEESVRSAIENRDFNLVYQPQVAIDTGQIRGFEALLRWQHPSVGDVPPGLFLPLLEEARLISRLGSWIYHRGAGQRKAWETLFAEDLVLGVSLSNTQFSLPNLVTELRQVMERHALQPRQLEVEVTEEALMQNPDETRKQLRLLRNLGVRVALDDFGSGPCSLAHLRDLELDTLKLDRHLIARLPDSQRDASLVSTVINLCKQYGLLVIAEGVETIEQYQWLQAHGCEYVQGFLVARPLIAEDAASFAEPFDWSALPG